One window of Candidatus Nitrospira kreftii genomic DNA carries:
- a CDS encoding 30S ribosomal subunit protein S9 — protein sequence MAAVTQYATGRRKCAIARAWVTGTAGEITVNEKPLEQAFPRLTLRQIIQLPLEMAGLMGKYTISATVYGGGPTGQAGALRHAIARALVAMTPATRTPLKKEGLLTRDSRVKERKKYGQKGARKRFQYSKR from the coding sequence ATGGCAGCGGTGACACAGTATGCAACAGGTCGGAGAAAGTGTGCGATCGCCAGAGCCTGGGTGACAGGAACGGCGGGTGAGATCACGGTGAATGAGAAGCCACTGGAACAGGCCTTCCCGCGTTTGACCCTTCGGCAAATCATCCAGCTGCCGCTAGAAATGGCCGGCCTCATGGGGAAATATACGATCAGCGCAACCGTATATGGCGGTGGACCAACGGGACAAGCCGGTGCGCTTCGCCATGCGATCGCGCGCGCGCTTGTGGCGATGACACCTGCTACACGAACCCCTTTGAAGAAAGAAGGGTTGCTCACCCGTGATTCACGGGTCAAGGAACGTAAAAAGTACGGACAGAAGGGAGCCCGTAAGCGCTTCCAATACTCCAAACGGTAA
- a CDS encoding 50S ribosomal subunit protein L13, whose product MMTTYFEKPTQVKESWHLVDADGKTLGRLAARVANVLRGKHRPTFTPHVDLGDHVVIVNAEKIRLTGTKMETKLYRRHTGYPGGLKTATAAHLFRKDPSQLLTMAIEGMLPKTPLGNGMARKLRVYVGPNHPHHAQRPEPISL is encoded by the coding sequence ATGATGACAACGTACTTTGAAAAGCCGACGCAAGTGAAAGAATCCTGGCATCTCGTGGATGCCGATGGAAAAACTCTAGGCCGACTGGCTGCCCGGGTGGCCAACGTGCTCCGAGGTAAGCATCGGCCGACATTCACCCCTCATGTCGATTTGGGCGATCACGTTGTGATCGTGAATGCCGAGAAGATTCGACTCACGGGGACCAAGATGGAAACCAAACTGTATCGACGTCACACTGGATATCCAGGAGGTCTGAAGACAGCCACCGCGGCCCATCTATTTCGGAAAGACCCAAGTCAGCTCCTGACCATGGCTATCGAGGGAATGCTTCCCAAAACTCCGCTCGGGAATGGGATGGCACGAAAGCTCCGTGTCTACGTAGGACCGAACCATCCACATCACGCTCAACGTCCAGAGCCTATTTCGCTTTAA
- a CDS encoding hypothetical protein (conserved protein of unknown function), giving the protein MEVRASQETEPLIELIVNRVVEDPTTDTRIIVLARTDAAAEHFMVWVGASEGEAIKRALDAGITPRPMSHDLVKSFGEHFGIKTERVVLTDVKSSTYYATVFLENKGVTRTIDARPSDAIALALRCHAPIYVTQDVWRRRSGQNLDAWLSKLETKEV; this is encoded by the coding sequence ATGGAAGTGCGTGCGTCACAAGAGACGGAACCGCTGATTGAGCTCATCGTGAATCGAGTCGTCGAAGATCCGACTACCGACACACGAATTATTGTGCTGGCCCGTACAGATGCCGCAGCTGAACATTTCATGGTGTGGGTCGGAGCCTCCGAAGGGGAAGCTATCAAGCGCGCCTTGGACGCCGGCATCACCCCACGGCCAATGAGTCACGACCTGGTTAAAAGTTTCGGCGAGCACTTCGGGATCAAGACGGAACGAGTGGTGTTGACTGATGTCAAGAGCAGCACGTACTATGCCACGGTTTTTCTCGAGAATAAGGGCGTTACCCGAACCATCGACGCCAGGCCAAGTGACGCTATCGCATTGGCGCTCCGATGTCACGCGCCTATTTATGTGACGCAGGATGTATGGCGACGGCGTAGCGGACAAAATCTGGACGCCTGGTTGTCCAAGCTGGAAACGAAGGAAGTATAA
- a CDS encoding hypothetical protein (conserved protein of unknown function), which translates to MITQMQVKGLMFDPYNNAYIVILRDDDQAEMLPIWVGKSEASSISLALENVAPPRPMTHDFMKSYLDAFQAKVISVVITDLTENTYFSKIHLTYADSEYTVDSRPSDAIALALRSQAPIFASESVIRKQSSDELDQWLENLKPEDFGKLDS; encoded by the coding sequence ATGATTACTCAGATGCAAGTGAAGGGGCTCATGTTCGACCCCTACAATAATGCCTACATCGTTATCCTTCGTGACGACGATCAGGCGGAAATGCTTCCAATCTGGGTTGGAAAGTCAGAGGCGAGTTCGATCAGTTTGGCTCTTGAGAATGTCGCCCCTCCCCGTCCTATGACGCATGATTTTATGAAATCATATCTCGACGCCTTTCAAGCCAAGGTTATCAGTGTCGTCATTACCGATCTCACTGAGAATACGTATTTCTCAAAAATACATCTGACCTATGCAGATTCCGAATATACCGTTGATTCTCGTCCTAGCGATGCCATTGCCCTGGCGCTACGGTCTCAGGCTCCTATTTTTGCGAGTGAGTCTGTGATTCGAAAGCAGAGCTCAGACGAACTTGATCAATGGCTGGAAAATCTGAAACCCGAAGACTTTGGGAAATTGGATTCCTGA
- a CDS encoding putative Fe(2+)-trafficking protein: MADVSCVTCGQTGEAITTPLFLGKLEAEVKNKVCADCWKKWEGMRVMVINEYQVNLGDESGRELVRKQMKAFLKLGEQADVSKVAENFRPPNS; encoded by the coding sequence ATGGCAGACGTCTCGTGTGTGACCTGTGGTCAAACCGGTGAAGCGATCACCACTCCCCTGTTTCTCGGCAAGCTGGAAGCGGAAGTGAAAAACAAGGTCTGTGCAGATTGCTGGAAGAAGTGGGAAGGCATGCGAGTGATGGTCATCAATGAGTATCAAGTAAATCTCGGTGATGAGAGTGGGCGGGAACTGGTTCGGAAGCAAATGAAGGCCTTCCTGAAACTGGGAGAACAGGCCGACGTATCGAAAGTCGCCGAGAACTTCCGTCCACCGAACAGCTGA
- a CDS encoding hypothetical protein (conserved exported protein of unknown function), giving the protein MRTMLALGAAILCVGSLNVAVAQERLQQSSGGSAMGVGTGVGDVSGNANRVQAFDRSAFLDRLSLPETIYGRVLAIDFPAGKMLLESGGSSHDEGRAGAGAMSSMTVYFDEKTNFDQLKVLNSGDDISLQVIEATAPNQVYGTGRKIVREVYLLRGNERLAGFGGLGQRPNPSTERGIETSSGSLTGGMPGSVLPGKITGSVDTTIGEYTGSAPCWNCEPQPGWGYKTVTPETKVPNISDYGTDSSKPNLVKGFN; this is encoded by the coding sequence ATGCGTACAATGTTGGCATTAGGAGCCGCAATTCTTTGCGTCGGCTCGCTGAATGTTGCAGTAGCTCAAGAGCGACTCCAGCAGTCATCCGGTGGATCTGCAATGGGAGTGGGAACGGGAGTTGGGGACGTTTCGGGGAACGCCAATCGCGTCCAGGCCTTTGATCGTAGTGCATTCCTTGATCGTCTCTCCCTTCCTGAGACGATCTATGGGCGAGTCTTGGCCATCGATTTTCCGGCGGGGAAAATGCTGTTGGAAAGCGGTGGAAGCTCTCATGACGAAGGCCGTGCCGGGGCGGGGGCAATGAGCTCCATGACGGTCTACTTCGATGAAAAAACTAATTTTGACCAGCTCAAGGTGTTAAATAGTGGCGATGACATTTCGCTCCAAGTGATTGAAGCGACCGCACCTAATCAGGTATATGGCACCGGCCGCAAGATCGTTCGCGAAGTCTATTTGCTGCGCGGTAATGAGAGACTTGCCGGGTTTGGTGGATTAGGTCAACGTCCAAATCCTTCCACTGAACGTGGCATCGAAACGAGCAGTGGAAGTTTGACCGGTGGTATGCCGGGGTCTGTGCTGCCCGGAAAAATTACCGGATCGGTTGATACCACGATCGGTGAATACACGGGTTCGGCTCCATGCTGGAATTGTGAGCCGCAACCGGGATGGGGGTATAAGACAGTCACTCCCGAAACAAAGGTCCCCAACATATCGGACTACGGAACCGATTCGTCAAAGCCAAATTTAGTAAAAGGCTTCAACTGA
- a CDS encoding Preprotein translocase subunit TatB, giving the protein MGEYQNFPDVPASELDLRGVICPYNFVKTKLKLETMKQGQVLSVLLDEGDPIRNVPRSVENEGHTVLSQERVEQAYRVLIRREDND; this is encoded by the coding sequence ATGGGTGAGTATCAGAACTTTCCAGATGTCCCAGCATCAGAGCTTGATCTACGTGGCGTGATTTGTCCTTACAACTTTGTAAAGACAAAATTGAAGCTCGAAACGATGAAGCAGGGCCAGGTACTCTCTGTGCTTCTGGATGAAGGGGATCCGATCCGGAATGTCCCGCGTAGCGTCGAGAACGAGGGGCACACTGTTTTGTCACAAGAGCGAGTTGAGCAAGCCTATCGAGTGTTGATCCGTCGAGAGGACAACGACTGA
- a CDS encoding Ribosomal RNA small subunit methyltransferase I, with translation MTLESHPPRIGKLNVVAVPIGHPDDLTVRSIRILRTVDIIASEDPIATQQLLAHHQIYATVTSYGPSNLREKARVLLQRLQQGADVALVSDCGSPLIADPGHLLVSLAHAHHIPVVPVPGPSVVIAALTAAGLPCDSFYFLGHLPSSPAHIARCLTDVLTREIPTIVFCTVTSVAHALRTLTVVTPRRRVVLACDLTRSDERILCGTPRQILQKLRGRAGEDMTLVIAGTKRRRRAVRAKNRVQSLSSRRINTR, from the coding sequence ATGACTTTGGAAAGTCACCCACCGCGGATCGGGAAGCTCAATGTTGTTGCCGTACCGATCGGACACCCGGACGACCTCACGGTTCGTAGCATTAGAATTCTGAGGACCGTCGATATTATTGCGTCTGAAGACCCGATCGCAACCCAACAACTCCTCGCCCATCACCAGATTTATGCGACGGTGACCAGCTATGGCCCCTCGAACCTAAGAGAAAAAGCAAGGGTTCTTCTGCAACGCCTCCAGCAAGGTGCCGATGTCGCTCTCGTATCGGACTGTGGATCTCCTTTGATTGCTGATCCGGGCCATCTACTCGTGTCCTTAGCCCATGCACATCACATCCCAGTAGTCCCAGTACCGGGTCCATCAGTTGTTATTGCAGCCCTAACCGCGGCAGGATTGCCATGCGATTCGTTCTATTTCTTAGGCCATCTGCCGAGCAGCCCTGCCCATATTGCTCGCTGTCTAACCGATGTCCTGACTCGAGAGATTCCCACCATAGTCTTTTGCACGGTGACATCGGTCGCACATGCGTTACGGACGCTGACCGTCGTTACCCCACGACGTCGCGTCGTGCTTGCCTGCGACTTGACGCGGTCGGACGAACGTATTCTTTGCGGGACGCCACGCCAAATACTTCAGAAGCTACGTGGTCGAGCGGGTGAAGACATGACGCTTGTTATTGCAGGGACAAAACGTAGGAGGCGGGCCGTTAGGGCAAAGAATCGCGTTCAGTCGTTGTCCTCTCGACGGATCAACACTCGATAG
- a CDS encoding putative Cytochrome c biogenesis protein CcsA encodes MAAVCFMMTLVLYIVATVSFFSYSLRRSEALSKVSLGVTVGGFVSHTIALVIRMVGPSSSAPPSFSDALSFLSWMIILVFLVVEFRHRIHVLGSFMVPLALVSLVSAAALPETVPTLQPVLKTLWFHVTLSMLGTVGFTVAFVAGVMYLIQDRLLKSKQFNVLYSKLPALDFLDHLNQQSIVLGFPLLTLGIVTGAISADFSRGSYVSWNPEQTWALVTWVFYFVVLLGRLTVGWRAKRAAYLTVIGFAGVILTLVGVVLKGNTSLS; translated from the coding sequence ATGGCAGCCGTCTGTTTCATGATGACCCTGGTCCTGTATATTGTGGCCACGGTATCGTTTTTTTCTTATTCACTCCGACGCTCAGAAGCCTTGTCAAAAGTGTCACTCGGCGTTACAGTCGGTGGCTTCGTTTCCCACACGATTGCTCTTGTCATAAGAATGGTAGGGCCCTCTTCATCGGCACCACCCAGTTTTTCAGACGCCCTATCCTTCCTGTCTTGGATGATTATCCTCGTGTTTTTGGTGGTTGAGTTCCGCCATCGGATCCATGTTCTTGGGTCCTTCATGGTGCCTTTGGCTCTCGTCTCTTTAGTTTCGGCGGCAGCTCTCCCAGAAACCGTGCCGACCCTACAACCAGTCTTGAAGACTCTGTGGTTTCATGTGACGCTCAGCATGTTGGGCACCGTCGGGTTCACGGTGGCCTTCGTTGCAGGAGTGATGTACCTGATACAAGATCGGCTCCTCAAGTCTAAACAGTTCAACGTGCTCTATAGCAAGCTCCCTGCGCTCGATTTTCTCGATCACCTGAACCAACAATCAATTGTCCTGGGATTTCCATTGCTGACGCTGGGCATCGTAACCGGAGCGATCTCAGCTGACTTTTCGCGTGGGTCCTATGTGAGCTGGAATCCGGAGCAAACGTGGGCGCTCGTCACCTGGGTCTTCTACTTCGTCGTCTTGCTTGGAAGACTGACCGTAGGCTGGAGGGCCAAACGCGCAGCATACTTGACCGTCATCGGATTTGCCGGCGTGATTCTCACGCTCGTGGGTGTGGTGCTCAAGGGGAATACTTCCTTGTCATGA